ttagatccaacattaatttattcttGGCCTATGGAAAACTTGAAAAGAGCGGGAGTCGATTTATGCAATAAATATGAAAACGAcctcaaaaaaattgaattcatttCAGAACTAGAGAGCTTTAAAGAGCATGTTCACAACATATATGACGATTTAAAAAGagcaacattttttgaaatgttgaattttatttataaaaataaacttcaaGATGCATATCCAAATATATCCGTTGCTTACCAAATATATCTTACAATGCCAGTTACTTCAGCTTCGTGTGAATGAAGCTTTagcaaattgaaattaataaaaacatatttaagatcTACTACGGAGCAAGCAAGACTTAATAACTTATCTATTTTatccatagaaaataaaattgcaaGACAAATCAATTATGAAGACATAATTAATGATTTCGCTGCAAAAAAAGCtagaaaagttaatttttaaattttcagattataatttttttacttaattaaaataatcaagagattttttatttaggtttttgtttttatattttttaatggtttttaactataatattgactatgatctataatattataatatatattaagacaacaatttaaataaaaaatatttgttatataaaaatatacttttgatTTGTACctgttaaaaaatttttttaattgtgttgACAACCTGCAAAACCTGACCCCTGTAGCTAATACTATGTAAGGGCGCTACATTTTTATTAGCCCCGGGCGCCAAATGTCTTAGATCCGGCactgactataatattacatttagttGTAAATTACATTAGGTAATATAATCATTTCATATTTACGTACTTTGAAAAACAAACATATTCTGCTCAGTTCTTCATCAGGACCTAAGAAGCCCCATGCGAGTAAAGGTGACATTTGTTCagatatgttgtaaaaatgatGCATAAAACCATTTGGGTATTTCAATTTACTACGCTTGGCACGGAGGACTGACCATACTGCAGTTGATAATGCCTAAAACAGACACAAATACAGTTAATACTACATAGAAAAatccttagatcatatacaatggatagCCATCACCCAttactaatataggtataaagatTTGAAGCCAACATAACAGTAGGATTTATTATACCACAGCGTGTGAGAATGTGTAAAACATTCTTACCAATATGTTTTAACAGTTAGGAGGATGCCACACCAATATTTGCTGTCTCCgttttacaagtgcgtaacataacaaatttatgttcagcagatcacgtttagctctgttagtttaaaaaattagagtaaatcgacctattatgaaacttgacggtaagaacattatctatgtttgTATGTTGGTTTTTAGGATTATTCAGTTTATAGGtgagttataagcatttttaatttatgctatattatatgcacataacttgctaaaaaatcGAAGTATCATAAAAAACCAACCTtcgaacacagataatgttcttaccattaagtttcatagtaggtcaatttactctaaatTTTAAGCTAACAGAGCTAAATGTGATCTGCTAAgcttaaatttgctatgttacgcatttGTAGGACGGAAACAACAAATATCTGtttggcgtcctcttaataggACGttacacccacatgtgttgtctctatcttacaaatgtacaacataccaaaaactgttttgcgcggggaaagaaccgagaaggctactgccgtaactaaaaaacaaaattttcaccatataaaaaggagaactttagctgtgcaacgttgttttttttttattgatatcacttatacaaaaaagttcttactgtttcaaaaaccattattgtttgtatttttcaaacttcaaaaacttttttcatataaatgatatcaaaaaaataaaaacaacgttcacagccaaagttctcctttttatgtggtgaaaatctcgtttcttagttataattgtagccttctcggttgtTTACTGCGCAAAACCGTTTGttctatgttgtacatttgtgagacggagacaacacatgcgagtgTAGCGTCCTTTTAATACCTAGCAATAATTGAATTGTTAttgcaaaatgtataatataatactcaaaaatattaaagtacaataataacatttattataaatattacatatgcaataactaataacagtcaatatattacatatactaaaatctaaaattaccaATACTTTTTTATAGGATATTAGTTAACCCGTGCTATGCTCAGTtgttatgtttttgtattaagAGAATATTAGCGCACCATTTGTTTTCCCTCTCTGACACACGCATAACATACAAAATTTGTTTAGCAGAACCAACTATGTGTTGTttcttttaaagattttgaaaaatattcaatattggagTAAATTAACCTAATATCAAACTTTAagcttagaatattatataatgttcatatgttggctattttaaaatattttaatatttgtacattctataagcatttttaaattgtaataatttacattatcatatcttatataaaaattataatattataatacccaacAATACCCAACGTAGGGACACAGGTAATTTTCTTaacttaaagtttaataataggtgAATTCACTTGAACATGAAAGGTaataactaaagaccggatttaattgatattgcaactttttttgtagttaagatAAATCAAATCTGATCAAATATGTACAcgatttgtattaattactgtctttctgtttaattttatgttacaatttattgcaatttttaatgtttttgcaatttttttcaattttgtatatttcaCGTAATCAAATGTACAAATCAATATTtcttaactaattttataatataaaaataataacattattgtggatttttattattggtttgATTAATATGATCTTAGAAGTATAAAGGAGTATTATCTATGTTATTTATCGCTCGTCTGGAATTTTCTATCTCAAATTACTGTGACTAGCGATAATAACGACTACGAAAGCTATAAGCGTAGTGTGCGTTTACCCGTTGATACGTACTAGTACCTATTTCTTTGATCAGTTTGACCGCACAAACCGACCGTGAACGTATTCGTCGAAATgcctaaaataaaatcaaatttaaaaagtaaaatatcgaaTTGGATTGCTccttataatgaaaataaagaaGTATTTTCATCAGATGGAAAGATTATATATTGTCTCGTATGTGAAAAGTCTGTGtctactgaaaaaaaatatctattagaTCATCATTCCAAAACAAgtaagttttgtattttatactcatACTATACGTAATAGTGTAGTACACGTAACTCcatgttattttatatcaaaaatacatgtatatttattttagttcaaCACATAAATGCATTACAAAGGAATAAAGAAAGAAAACAGCAGATTTTCATTACTTCTCAAATCTTGAATAgtagaaatgtattttttgaagATTTATGTAATGCATTTGTTGCTGCAAATATTCCTTTGCATAAGCTGGGCAATCATGtgttaaaatcatttttggaAAAGCATACTGGCAAATCAATTCCAGATGAAAGtactttaagaaaaaattacataccaaatatttataaaagcgTAATGGACCAAATAATTAGCGATATTGGAAATGTTAGTAATAAAGTTAGGAAATATTGGTTTACATAATTGTTGACGAGACAACCGATCCAAGaggtttgtataaatattttttttttgatttctcatataataaaacatactatTTTCGTTTAGGTTTGTCTATTGCAAATTTATTAATTGGTATATTAGATGGGACGCCTAGTAAATCATATTTAGTTGCATGTAAAGAATTAGAATCCACAAATTATGAAACTATTTGTCAGTTTATGAATTCCtcgttaaaaatatttcctgGTATTGAACAAAAAGTATTACTTTTGATTAGCGATGCTGGTACTTATATGATCAAAGCagcaaaaacattaaaaatattttttccaaaattaattCATATCACATGTATGGCACACGCAGTTAATAGAGTTCTAGAGAAAATTCGAGAATTGTATCctggtataaataaattaattaacaatggtAATGTGttaagtacttatttaaaatttaaatacatttgtaacttattttgtttattttaggaaaaaaagcTTTCCTAAAAGCACCATcgagaataaataaatacagaaaAGAAATGCCGGGTATACCTTTACCACCCGAACCTATTATTACAAGATGGGGAACATGGTTAAACGCTGCACTTTTCtatgcaaataattttgaaaagtttaaaaacgtGATTGAAAGTTTAACAGATGATGCTTTAAGTGTCGAAAAGCTGAAACTGCTTGTACAAGATAATGCAGTCAAATGTGGTTTAGCATTCATAAAATTACACTTATCTGAGTTATGCACGAATCTCAAAAATTTGGAAGAATCTAATAGTGAACTACTGAAAAGTAtggatatttttagaaaaattgaagatattttaacaaatattcctGGTCCAGAAGgtgaaaaaattaaggaaaaatgtatgtatgtaattgaaaaaaaatgaagggtATAAAACTTTAAAGTGTTACTATGAAGTCATGTCAGGTAAAGCAAATGTTAATTTAGATATAACGCCTACtttcttaaattgttttaaatatgcaccaataacgaGTGTTGACGTAGAACGTAGTTTCTCGttgtacaaacatattttaactaatagaagatttaattttaatgaaaataatttagaaatgtatttaatcatcaattttaattcaaaaatgtaaaattaatattaaatgtaattaatgtaatattaatacgaatatataaatacgacttGCATTTTTATAGTGCAatttattatgcaatttttatGGGATTTTTGGtgcaattatacaattttattatgcaatttttgagtgtttttaatgcaattaaatccggtctttagtaaTAACACAGACTTGGTTCTGTTAAACTTACATTTACTATGTTGCACATGGGTCAGAGAGAAAACAATTAGTGCACCAACAACCtcttaataaattaagaatagtcaaaaaatgttagatattttttaaggtAATCCTGGcaaaaataaaatctgttaaCCACTGCACTCCACTATTACACAGCCCTAAATACTATAATCTATTCCAAATgaatttagaataaaatcaaGAAAGACAGATTACGTTCGCGTATGTGTAGTATTGTTGGCTGCCGTTGGTGCGCAGCAGATTATTGGCCAATTACAGCGGTCTGAGGCTGCGCAGTTTTTCCAAACTTATTTGGAATAGATAAGTATGCGTGTGTTTCTGTGCCCAGAGATAAACACTTaagatatgtattattattttaaacaatataactgATTTgtgcaacaaaaaataattatattttacttttactaatttaaattttcaatgtttattattaagagTAGTAGTGCATTTCACAATGTTAACAGAAAACCTGATGCACATGTtactttgaaaatgtttttcaactgTCAAATTATTGATTTGAAGTTTTATACAAAGTTTTGATTCATtaacaaaaacttaaaacagCGGC
This genomic window from Metopolophium dirhodum isolate CAU chromosome 1, ASM1992520v1, whole genome shotgun sequence contains:
- the LOC132935415 gene encoding uncharacterized protein LOC132935415, coding for MAHAVNRVLEKIRELYPGINKLINNGKKAFLKAPSRINKYRKEMPGIPLPPEPIITRWGTWLNAALFYANNFEKFKNVIESLTDDALSVEKLKLLVQDNAVKCGLAFIKLHLSELCTNLKNLEESNSELLKSMDIFRKIEDILTNIPGPEGEKIKEKCMYVIEKK